aaattcaataacttcactctaatggactgtagtgtcaccaaaatcattggagccttcaattgtctcctgctggtcatactccaactcttggtttgatactaaatacaaaatctgaattttaaggaatttttattattttattattattttattagtcataaaattcaataacttcactcttgtttactgtagtatcacaaaaatcactggagccatcagttgtctcctgattgtcatactacaactcttggttggatattaagtaaaaaaaaaaacagaattttaaggattttttgtagtaaataaaattcaatcactttactcaaacactgcagaaaaaataaactccatccaaccatcaaaagggtCTTACTAATCATactttcaggttttttcttccaagtattgtctgtacagtccttaacttggaaaatattattagctgtttaatattatggtttaaatgaatcagttaatgctgcagccttgtaagaaggcatcttattgtctttcttctcaatcgtcagtacttgaggagacagtctaaacagtttagtttggtatattggtgttatctgatcctctctttgatgaggagtccaagttccattactattcagtatcatgtatttggacaaacaggtgcactgtggatctaaaaatatagcaccaTATACATCAAGAAAAGAGCcttcaaagctaatttactcataatccttaaacttcacacaagcatgcacactaaattGTGTGCACAagttcacatggcaataaacaacccaaataaaataaaattcaggtacttttggttattaatgttccacaatctaccaaaaaatggatgagcacttttatctgttacaacaaaaaatatttgatatatataacaataatttcaatactaaaaaaaatccttaaaatcatgaaaaatagttaaatatcaaaccaagagttgtagagTGATCAGCAGGATCCAACTGATAGACAGAGTATAATCTTTCTGCAATACATAAGAGAAAAGTTAtggaattttattactaataaagtaagaaaataagaaaaaaatccttaaaattcagattttgtatttaatatcaaaccaagggttgtactatgacagtcaggagacaactgatgggatcagcgagtttggtgacaccacagtacataagagtgaagttgaTGAATTTTATTacgaataaaaattatttaaaattcaaatttgtaCTTAATATtaaaccaagtgttgtagtatgaccagcagaagccaattgatggctccagtgattttggtgacactacaatgtataagagtgaagttattgaattttattactaataaaaattccttaaaattcatttttttaaaatttaatgtcaaaccaagtgttgtagtatgatcaacaggagacaactgatggctccaatgattttgatgacactacagtacataagagtgaagttattgaattttatgactaataaaataataattaaaaaatccttaaaattcagatttttaaatttagtatcaaaccaagagttgtagtatgaccagcaggagacaactgatggctccagtgattttcgTGATactacagtgcataagagtgaagttactgaattttatgactaatgaaataataatacaataacaaaattccttaaaattcagaattttaatttaGTATAAAAACCAAGaattgtagtatgaccagtaggAGCCAATcgaaggctccaatgattttgatgacactacagtacataagagtgaagttattgaattttatgactaataaaataataataaaataattttaaaaacccttaaaattcagatttttaaatttagtatcaaaccaagagttttagtatgaccagcaggagacaactgatggctgcagtaaatttggtgacactacagtgtataaaagtaaattttttttgtgtgtgtgtataaaagtaattgaatatttgtgtagtgcctctcttcgctgttgcagcggttttgttttttttaatttaacctttatttaaccagtaGAGATCCCATTGAGATTAAGaatctctttttcaagggagtcctggccaagataggcagcaacaaatacaaaacagttatgaaattacacagttaagacatgattaaaattgctatttgcagacggtgcctgttcactcgttgcacagccagctgcgcatagacatcaatgttacttctgcagcttgaaagacagcgacttttgataaaactggccttgtagcacattgtctagcttacaacaatgggaaagaggcattgtttatgttattACAAcatatatctcatgagttattgatgctggaagtctgtgaatatcttgccaactttacctaactagcaaaagtagaaaaaaaaaatagaaaagccacacacaattcagacagtgctgcaacctGACAAGAATGTTAATCCACCCGGCAGCTGTGGTAACGGGAGAGGGGGCTCGAGTGTGATAGCGCGAGCAAGAGAATGAACAGAGCGCGCGCGCGGCGGTAGATACACAGCAGCgcgtgaatgcaagaaattaacgGTATTTCAGCTTGTTTCATTAGgatacgccgtacaaacacaaaagcctcccctcaaacactcggaccatcgaaAAATACGTtcactatatgcagtaaatataagcgtccaagtcttattttagacttcattaacatGTTATTTCATAAGTTAAAACTTACGTGCGGAAGGATACAGGGCGAGCACTGtctggaggagagggagagggggaggggaggggggagtttcgcgggcataccagaAAAAACCAGACCTACTTTGACTTGAAGCTAGCTAGTTAACAAACGGGTAACATTAGCCACCAGTTGCTTGCAggcaaaagttttttttatttattgctcctgtcacgtcggaagcatttCTAACTTAAATGAACGCCCGTCGACTAAAACGTCCCCCATGGACACCGGCtgtgtaatttactaatgcgtCATTTCAAACTTAGAGTGACGGGATGGattagcaaaaagaaaaacacggtaatgtagtcatattcgcgaagctctgtcaatgtcctgtttttataccattttatcacagaagaaactgacgtttttattaaattttatcgacaaaaactcaaaagaaCCTTccagaagataacttacctcctcgccgTGGCCGTTCTCcgagcagaatgacgtatccctccgccctggtcagttgcactcaGCCTAcgtcactgcgtcagattgcagctagctTGGAATGTGTGTCCCTCCGccgctggaagtagtccacTGCTGTTTTCTCCATTGTTCCGTCAAGAATTAAGTTATGGTTGAAATACTATGGTTTGTCTAGTTTGGAGAACTGGTGAGCACGATAATTCTTAGACatcatagctttacagtttaatttttgactaatcccaaaattgtggtatttcttCAACAGCaccccctctccctccacccagcaccccgtttcttttttcaaggtataacaaAGAAATAAGTCAAATCAACACTGGCAGTAGtgataaaacttacaaatagtCAAGACAACTAATTActttaagtttaattttctaaaacttataaacttgagttcagtattcaaaacttaccatgacaatttgagttaaagaaaacaaacaagttcacataTGTGACATACTAACAGAGGTTATTgttacatgataacaaaggaaggacGTTCTCAATGTCACGttcaaaatggtttaaagaaCTTTGTGTTTAAGTAGAATGTTCTGGAAACTAAAGTAAAATTTCTCACTGAAAATACTACTACTGGTGTGCGGAactttctctaaaaaaaaaacccaaaaaatctAGCTGAGTTTTCCATTAACATTTCAGCTGATTTACTGATTTTGTCACATCAGTGTGGTAATTATCAGTTGcatcataacaacaaatgttCACTAATCAAACAAGAGGTAAAGGAATgcatagtaataataataataatagtatctATAATTTTTGTCTACTTTTCATTACTCTGTGTCCTCTGTGCCAAAGAGGTATTCATGGAGCTCGTCTTCTGCAGGGATGTTGTCCTCGTTGCTCACTTTGACTTTCTGAGCGACTGGCATGTATCTGGGCATGAGCTTTCTCCCAGTCTgaaagaaaatagtgaaaaggTGCACAATTGAAGCTGTTACTGATCTAAGTCATTAAAAGTAAAacgtatttttaaaaaaaaaaatatatataaaaggaatgtgtcaggttttttttttagattagcTGCAATATTatgcctttatttatacagcacattcAAGTGCTTTCCAATAGAGAAGTTAGATTGGCATTATGAATTTACAAgattaaatattaatgtaaaatgctacagtattatttattatctgaATTTACCTGAGTAACTGTAATATAATATGGCAACTTATAGACAACGTATAGAACTCAAATTTACCAGACTGAATGAAAAATTTCAGTTAAGACCCCACAAAATTATagagaaaacacagcaattTCCCCTTTAAGCAGCATTTTAGAAACAAAAGACTCCCTTTTAATGGAGGATAGCATCCAAAACATTGCTGTAGTAACTTACTGATAATAAATTCAGAGGTGTTTACTAGAGGTAAAACAAAATTCATGGAATAATATAAAAGGGAAGTGACCTACTATTTTCTTGGAGTCAGCCAGGGATCTCTCCAAAtacctcctcatcctctcttgtTGTTTCTCTCGCTGCTCTCTCAGCTTTTCTTCACGCTGCCTGCAACACGATGAAGAGATTTTTACATGAGATTACACTGCATTGCTGTTCTGTGgcatgtttgcatgttctcccggTGAATATTTTCTCCCACAGACCAAACACATGCATAGTACCTTAATTAGGGATTGTAAATTCACAGATATGAGTGTCAGTGTGCatggttgtgtgtctctttgtgtgttatCCCTGCGATGGACTGTCGAGTTCTGGGATACATTCCAGCCCCTTATCACCCTCTATAGATACAGATGAATGGATGTattctactgtatttttttattaagacTAAAAATAACATATTGAAGGAGAGAAGTCTCCTGCTGTGCATTCCAGGAGGTACGGTACATCATTGCTGATACCCTGAGAACAGGCTCAGTTTGCTACTTGATTCATTCTTTCTTCCACCACGTGTGTCACTGAGATGTACCTGGTCCTCTTCTCGCTGTCCTTGATCTTCTTCATCAGCTCCAGTTTTTCTTCAGGGATGCTCTCAAGGCCCTGCAGCAGCAAAGACATGTGGTACTCAATGTTGGCCAGCTTCTCCAAGGTGCTGAGGTTGGTCATCCTGTCATCCACGCAGCTGCGGTGCACCTCTGCGACCCTCTCACCGAGAGCGTCCATCATCATGTCCTGGAAGCAAGAGACACATATTCAGATAGTTAGCATTAGTTTGTTGTCTACAGTCTATCAGTTAGATCCATTTTAAGATGCCATAAGCAGCTTTAACATTCACAAAGAGGTGATCCCAAGTAAAAATGTGGTCAATCACAGTTCATTCTGTTTCCTTACTTGGTCCTCTGTGTTCAGTGACACATGGAGTTGAACCTTCTGTTTGAGTTTGGCACCTCTTGCCTTCTCTTTGTCAATTCTCTGGTTCATGTCATTTATCTGCAGTGCTATCTGCTCTTCATCCTTTTCACTTAAGACAGAGAATCAAAACTGAATGGATGCGATGAAGCTGGGGGGATGAATAGTAAATGCTAAATGCACAAAAAGCTTTAGTAGCTGGGGAAAATTGACCTGGTgaacaaataaaacaccaagtatttttttttacattttcctccTGGTTGTCTCCATGAACTGTTTCaactcctccagtttctcctccACCCGTGCAGAGTTCTGAATCAGGGACAAATTCTGCTCTGTCAGCTCCGTCATCAGATCCAGTAGCTGCTGGGGATCAGTGAAGTACAGCTCTGGTTCATCCTGAAAGAGGTGACGCAGCAAGGAGGGTACGACCCTGTGAGCACTGCAGATACATACTGAAGATCAAAAGGATGTGTGATATGTGGTTTTCAGTAAAGGAAAACTGACCTCATACTCCAAGCCGTCACTGTCCAGTTTAGAATTTGTGACTCTGAAAGACAAAGTTTTAGGTTCATGAGTGACGTTTTGCAGCAGCATATATTAGTAACTCTGGATGTGTCTATTACCAACAACAGCAGGATGTTTGAGAATTGTACTAGCATGCTGTGTGCTGCAACAGAGAGAAAGTGCACCACAAATGTATGTTCAAATTACAATACTGGTGTGTCAATATGTAGTCCTATTTGTTGCAGATGTGGTTATATAAACACGGATTAAAGTCACCGTCTAGACTTTGTCACAGCCAGCATGCCAATTTCTTTGTAATAACCGTACACAGTCCAACTTTGTGAACAGGATTAATAAGTCCACTCATCATTCAGCTTGCAGAAACCTTTTTGTTGATGACAGAATGACGTTACACCACTTTATTCATCCATTCGCTTAAATGTCCGATTTACTTTATCTTGGCCAAGCAAAACACATTCTAAAAACGAGCATTTTCAAAAATCCATGTGGTATTTTAATCGTGATAAGAAGACTCCTGCAGCCGGACATTTCACTGCTTATAATCATCAAGCTTTATGACCTTTGCATTATGAGCTATGagggagttccagcttcagagATTTCtctttgtgctgctttttgtaATATGACTTTTGTCAAGttaggtttgttttgttgttgcacGCTCCTTCTTGGTACCGTAGGCATCTAAAATACAAGTCCTCCTGTTGGCTGCATTGTTGAGCTTGGTTATGCTCATTTAGGTCTATAGTATCTTGTTAAATTCAGTATATTTTGACTACTTGGTCACCTTAAAACCTATCTAGGGACGAGTGTTGCAAATTAGCTCTTGGACAGCTGCTTCAGTTTATGTAAGTATACTGTATCGGtatctatatataaaaaaagcataaattaataaatgatagtgtagcgggctgcacagtggcgtagtggttagcactttcaccttgcagcaagaagatctctggtttgcgtcccggctttcctgggatctttctgcatggagtttgcatgttctccctgtgcatgcgtgggttttctccgggttctctggcttcctcccacagtccaaaaatatgctgaggttaattgatcattctaaattgcaccgtaggtgtgaatgtgagagtgattgtttgtctatatatgtagccctgtgacagactggtgacctgtctagggtgtcccctgccttcacctgagtcagctgggatagactgtgttctaatgctacattgtgttagctaatggtgttgaaaggctcattgatgattagaaaacccttgtgcagttatgttagcacatgaataaaagtgtgagttttcatggaaaacatgaaattgtctgggtgactccaaacttttgaacagtagtgtatgttagTAGCTTATGCTGAACATCTAATGGAAAACATGGATCATGTTTACTATAGCTACAGATTGTATGAATCTACAAAACCCTTGATGTGCAGCTAAACAAGCACATGTTGTGGGTGAAGTCCGTGTGCTGTTGCTCATACAGAGTGCCGCTGTGGGCTGAAGATGGTCCAGTCTCTGTGGTGGAGGGCAACTCTCTGCCAGGACCGGACACTTTGAGCTCCAaatctgtgtgcatgttttaaatTGATTAAAACAATATCAGGACATTAACTATGGAGCCACCATGCtagtgtttgtgttgtatttcaTGTGGATCTACTTGGGCTTAACTTGCTGTTTTCATCAGCCATCTCTTCAGGCTCCAGGTTCTGGTTATGCTGGGCGTCTTTGCCAGACAGGACTTTAGTTTTCTTGGTCTTCTGGGCCTCCTGCCACTCTGGAGGAGACAGCTTGAATAGAAGCTCCTTGTATCGCTTGTAATCTATCAGGATTTCTTCAAACTTGGCGATTTCACTACAAAAAGGATAGATTTAAATCCACATGGCATAACATTGCGCCttcaaatgtgttcatttttacTTGTAGTTTCTCTCTGTTCATCTTTTGGGTGAACACTGTATGCactaaaatacaggaaaatgcactcatatgtttgattttttcatgatttttggAATGCTACCTTTTTATTGTTCCCATTTCAGCAGTTAGCTTCTTGATCTCAGTATTCCTCTCCTGTTTCAACTTGGCTTCCTTTTCAAATCTGACAACAGAGACAACAGAACTATTTGTTATGCAGCTTTTAAACATCATGAAACTTTTATCAAAAGACCATTTCAACAACAGCAATCTGATTTGTAGTGACAATACCAAGCCACTGTTTTACATCTAGACAGTTCTTACAGCGTTCTGGCCTCCACAGACTTCTTCTCGTTCTCCCTGAGGAATTCTTCAAAGTTGAGGTTGTCTCGCTCAATGGTCTTTTCAAGCTGCTTCAGCTGTCGCTCTTCTTTTGCAATGGCCTTGTCCATCCTCAAAATCTCAGACCTCTTTGTTATCAGAGATAACTGAAGAGAGGAAGATGAGGGTAAATGAAGCAATGAAGGTAAATTTAAGAAGACGTGTTATTTCTATCCTTCTTCCATTTGCCTTCttaatttcatgtctttttttcaatctgctgctgatttgttttccaaCGTCTTATTCTTTACCCCAGATGTCATAAATCCTATCTACTTACTaaacattttagtttatttaacagaaaacataaaTGGATCATtacttttaacagtttttatctGCCGATTCTAATGTATGGACAACATTCAGGAGCAAGTCATACAGATGTGGACATTTACCAGGCAAGGAAGGTGGAGTGAATCAGGTGAATTTCATTGTAGAATCTGGTGGTTTTGgagctttaaaaatataaaggaCTAAATGCTAGAATATTTTAACCTcttctgcatcaattctttaaTTCATCTCAGCTTTACGGATATTTCAGACATCACAGGAAAGGAAGGAGTCAAGATCTGTTTCAGTCAGCAATGCTTGATTACAGGAAGATtagaaataatggaaaaattatCAAATATCACAAGTTCTGAATCAGATTAGTGCAAATAGCCACCATTTCAAATCAAGAAGTATTTTAGATCAACAGCTGAGTTCAGCTGATGGTTGTGGTTCAGTCAATCGTCTAAACAACTCCTGAAAGCATTTACCTCCAACACGGCTTTCTGTCGTTCCATGGAGATTAAGTCATACTTGCTGCCTTTTGCAATGTTTTCTGGGGAACAGTGAGTGTAGACATTAGCTAAACCACACAAAAGGggttttttaaaagctaaaagtaGTACCTTTTATATACTTATCTACTCTACTTACCTCGTTTTATCTTCAGCTCATGCCTGCCTGCTGTTTGTTTAGGGAGAACTGTCTTACTCCTGATTTGTTTTAGATCCTTCATCTGCTcatttccctcctcctcttcctcctcctccaattCTCCCACCAGCTCATTCTTCAGCTTGGCCATCATTCTCACAGCGTGGGTTGTCTTCTCATCAATTGGCAGAGCCAAAAATTTACGTCTCTCCTGAGCATCGAGGCAAACAGCAGCATGACTTTTACACAGCAAAGATCCATTTTTCACATTCTGCAAATGATTATAATTCAACGAACAGAAAAGCTTTGTGCTCAAATGCAAACACCGACCTCTTTTTGGTCCCCTCTTTCATTTACACTCAGTAGAAAAATGCTGTTACTGTCTGGCACTTTGAACGGGCTCAGTTGTGTCCTTTTCTTCCTCATCCCTACACACATTGGAATGAAGACAAAAACTGTGCATAAAGTTTTCTATAGGTttcattatttccattttatattcTTCAGATCTGCTATTTTGTCTGCTTTACCTGCTTTTTGCAGTTTGGCAGAATTATCAGTCTCTGACATAGCAAGGATGCCAGAAAACAtctcttttccttctgttgAAAACATCTTGTCATTAATAGAACAAATGAATTATCAACCATTAACTGCACTAATGTGGCGTGTGAAGCGTGGCGTCATAACAGAAACTTACTTGGCTGTGGTGTCGACATCTCTTAGGTACTTCTGACATCTGGAGCTGCACTAGTTCAGCATGCAGGTTGGAAAAAGAGAACAAAGCCGttcacatttttgaacatttaacgCCTTTAAAGTCAGACTGATGTCCTCAGTTACAGGTGTCCTGGCTGTTCCCACCAACAAGCCAGAGAATACAAGTGACTGAATCACTGATGTGAAGACTCctgtaatgtatttattgtcattatgaaCACACAGATATGTGTTTTTATACTGTTGGGTGAAAATGTGCAATCATTTCTGTGAGATTCAGTATACTAAAATGAAGAATAAAGGTAACTGGGTCATCCAAATCAAGCATATGTAAAAACACCTGTGGGTGGAAGCTAGGTGTATTTATGTGATAttgaataattttattttatattctgtCTGTATTGTGTAGCATTGTTTGCATGCAAAGCTGTTTACATCTTGCAACCTTAGTTATTGTGTACACACATTACAATCCTGGGTTgtaaaattgagaaaaactcACGATAAGCCCTACTATTTTTAAACTTTGCATAGTTAAATTCATTACATaagtaaatatttatatacttgtatatattttatacatatacagggtgtcccaaaaaatttgacatcatTTGGGCAGGCTAATAATTTTGGCAATTCTTGTTGAAATAACTTCAATTTTTCACAGAATGTATAGAAACAGATCAAGATTTTATacttaatgttttatttttgttctgttttcaggttGAGCAATGCCGTCTTGGAATTTGCTCGCACACAGTCA
This Amphiprion ocellaris isolate individual 3 ecotype Okinawa chromosome 13, ASM2253959v1, whole genome shotgun sequence DNA region includes the following protein-coding sequences:
- the cfap100 gene encoding cilia- and flagella-associated protein 100 isoform X3, yielding MSTPQPKGKEMFSGILAMSETDNSAKLQKAGMRKKRTQLSPFKVPDSNSIFLLSVNERGDQKEERRKFLALPIDEKTTHAVRMMAKLKNELVGELEEEEEEEGNEQMKDLKQIRSKTVLPKQTAGRHELKIKRENIAKGSKYDLISMERQKAVLELSLITKRSEILRMDKAIAKEERQLKQLEKTIERDNLNFEEFLRENEKKSVEARTLFEKEAKLKQERNTEIKKLTAEMGTIKRVTNSKLDSDGLEYEDEPELYFTDPQQLLDLMTELTEQNLSLIQNSARVEEKLEELKQFMETTRRKIEKDEEQIALQINDMNQRIDKEKARGAKLKQKVQLHVSLNTEDQDMMMDALGERVAEVHRSCVDDRMTNLSTLEKLANIEYHMSLLLQGLESIPEEKLELMKKIKDSEKRTRQREEKLREQREKQQERMRRYLERSLADSKKITGRKLMPRYMPVAQKVKVSNEDNIPAEDELHEYLFGTEDTE
- the cfap100 gene encoding cilia- and flagella-associated protein 100 isoform X2 — translated: MSTPQPKGKEMFSGILAMSETDNSAKLQKAGMRKKRTQLSPFKVPDSNSIFLLSVNERGDQKEERRKFLALPIDEKTTHAVRMMAKLKNELVGELEEEEEEEGNEQMKDLKQIRSKTVLPKQTAGRHELKIKRENIAKGSKYDLISMERQKAVLELSLITKRSEILRMDKAIAKEERQLKQLEKTIERDNLNFEEFLRENEKKSVEARTLFEKEAKLKQERNTEIKKLTAEMGTIKSEIAKFEEILIDYKRYKELLFKLSPPEWQEAQKTKKTKVLSGKDAQHNQNLEPEEMADENSKLSPNLELKVSGPGRELPSTTETGPSSAHSGTLVTNSKLDSDGLEYEDEPELYFTDPQQLLDLMTELTEQNLSLIQNSARVEEKLEELKQFMETTRRKIEKDEEQIALQINDMNQRIDKEKARGAKLKQKVQLHVSLNTEDQDMMMDALGERVAEVHRSCVDDRMTNLSTLEKLANIEYHMSLLLQGLESIPEEKLELMKKIKDSEKRTRQREEKLREQREKQQERMRRYLERSLADSKKITGRKLMPRYMPVAQKVKVSNEDNIPAEDELHEYLFGTEDTE
- the cfap100 gene encoding cilia- and flagella-associated protein 100 isoform X1, which translates into the protein MSTPQPKGKEMFSGILAMSETDNSAKLQKAGMRKKRTQLSPFKVPDSNSIFLLSVNERGDQKEERRKFLALPIDEKTTHAVRMMAKLKNELVGELEEEEEEEGNEQMKDLKQIRSKTVLPKQTAGRHELKIKRENIAKGSKYDLISMERQKAVLELSLITKRSEILRMDKAIAKEERQLKQLEKTIERDNLNFEEFLRENEKKSVEARTLFEKEAKLKQERNTEIKKLTAEMGTIKSEIAKFEEILIDYKRYKELLFKLSPPEWQEAQKTKKTKVLSGKDAQHNQNLEPEEMADENSKLSPNLELKVSGPGRELPSTTETGPSSAHSGTLQRTRRKPTHAQGEHANSMQKDPRKAGTQTRDLLAARVTNSKLDSDGLEYEDEPELYFTDPQQLLDLMTELTEQNLSLIQNSARVEEKLEELKQFMETTRRKIEKDEEQIALQINDMNQRIDKEKARGAKLKQKVQLHVSLNTEDQDMMMDALGERVAEVHRSCVDDRMTNLSTLEKLANIEYHMSLLLQGLESIPEEKLELMKKIKDSEKRTRQREEKLREQREKQQERMRRYLERSLADSKKITGRKLMPRYMPVAQKVKVSNEDNIPAEDELHEYLFGTEDTE